The genomic region acagagaggtcagcgtggGAGTGTGGCGGAGAATTAAAGTGACAGGCgaccggaaactcagggtcatacttgcagactgaacagaggtgttcagcaaagcaatcacccaatttgtgtttggtctccccaccgTAGAGGAGAtagcatcatgagcagtgaatacagtgtaataagttgaaagtacaagtaaattgctgcttcacctggaaggagtgtttgggaccctggACAGTGGAAAGGGAGGAGGTAAGAGGCCAGCTATTGCTTCTCTTGCACTTGCATGGGCAGGTGCTGTGCAAAGGAGAGGGAGTGTTGGGCTGATTAGGGAGTGGATCAGGTATCTTGGAGGGatgcttcggaatgctgaaagaggagaggaggggaagatatgtttggtggtggcatgtcCTATAATTGTGTTCTTCCAAGTCTGAAACTCAGGAACTGTCCCACTTTTTTAATGCTGTTTCCTATGTCGGCAAACATTGTATTTTATTTGTGGTGTGGTTCTTTCCAATCTGTAACATTTAAAAATGTTAACCTTTAGGCTTTGTGTGGAGAAATGTTTCTTTTTAATTCAATGTGGCACAATGAATTTATTGTTCTGACAGCTTCTGGAGATAAACAAGCAGTGGGACCAAGAGTTCAGGAACATGAAGGCAGTGTATGAGCAGAAGGTAAAACGCCCACATCTTCTCAACATTTTTGTTCTAGGTTTTTGTATGTAGTATTCCTTGTGTGTGGATGGTACATGTGCTTAAAATGTATCTTGCTAATATACAAATCCTAAAAAGTATTGAAACGTAGTGTGCAACATTTTTGTTTAAACCAAAAAAAACTGCTTTGTTTTGCTTTTGTTTTCAACACCCTTTTGTAAAATGCAATCTGTTAATTCCCAACCAAGACTTTAATAGTCTCAACACAAATACACTTTGCAGAGTTCATTGTATGTATCTGAATTTGATGTTAGACTGCTCCCGTGCACCCCCTAGTGAATTGGTGGAGAATTACATCTGCACAGACCCAACAGCGAGTTATTTGTACATTTTCTTGATTGGGGATGATGTTTGGTGCTTAGGGcgtagaaaggcagagagaaaacaaattttaaaaaatatataagtgTGTTAAATATTCTGAGAACTGTGTCTTTGTGTCCTGCTTTGCCAGTTTGGATTCTTGATTCTTTATTAATAAGAAGCCTCCTTCCCGcgccccctccccacaccctttaTTTCTGCTATCTAACAGATATTTGATTGAATTGAATCATCCATAATATTCCAATATATAATGGATCCTTAAGTGGCTTTTATGTTTTACAGCTGAAAGAAAAGACCACCACTTATCAGCAGTCCCTGAGTGACCTGGAGAAAGAACTGGACCAGAAACAGAGAGATTTTGATAAGAAGCTGCTGCTTGCCAAAGCAAAACTTGAAATGGCAGAGGTATGTTTTTTTACCAATAATGGCTTGAAAATAATTGATATTTGACTGTAAGTGAGCAAGCACATTTAATAGAAACCTTGGACTTTGATTCCAAAGCTGCAGCAGTTACACGGTTAATATTATGATCATCTCCACAAGTGTAACTTTTCGAATTGGTTGAAGCTGTTACCCTGAAATCCAGTCTTCCTATTACTGATGTTGTTTTCTTCCCccattttttttgaaaaaaaggaaCAAAAGCAGACACTAAATGCAAAGTTGTTTGAGGCTGAAGAAGAGAACAAGCATTTGAAACAATGCCACACTTCGATAACCAAACAAAAAGAATATTATGAACATGAAATTGCTCGTCTGAATAAGGTTTGTACAGTAACTACTTTGTTCTTATCTGCATGTTCATCTGTAGCCCAGTGCAGAGGAATAGCTCCACAAGCAAATCAGTCTCTCTCCAGTAAAACTGCTTCTCATGCCCATGGTCACAAAGTTCTTTGTGGGATTTTTTTATTCAATCCAGTTTTCGCTTCTCTTCCCGAAAGGTGCTGAAGCACAGGTACATGGGCACCACCTCTCACTCTCTGCTGGTAAAACTTAGTAGCATGAGTTTTGCCCATTTGTTTTCAAGTAGGCAGCATGATGAAGGACTGGATGGCCTCACTCATGGTCCTCAAAATGATACAATTTTTAAATTGCCTctaattaaacttttaaaagaatGTCCTTTTTAGTCAGCACGAAACATCTGGTTAACTGCTGTCAAGTGCTGTACTGCATATTGTCTTGTGGTATGTGAAGTATGAGAGAACTGGTTATTCATACAAAGTACTGGAGCAGAGCTGAATCCAATCCGTGGTGATCATGTTCCTTTCCAAGATGGAAGCAGCTTTTAAATGATCTAGTGGTACAATCCATTAGTGCTTGAATGAACTGGACTATGAAGGGCAAGGCCgtacattgtgtgtctgtgtgtgtgcgtgtgcatacgtAATGTATGTTTTCTCTCTCCTCCTGCTGTGCCGAATTGAATTCCTGATCTCCCCCAGGCCCTGCAAGGAAAGGCCCAAGTGgagacatccttccttaaatgggaGAAGAGGGACAAGGAAATTCAGAGGATTGGTTAACCTGCCTGAAAAAATTTTCATAGACCGTTCATATCAGTAAGGCTGTGGCAAAAGTTCACTGCCCTGCCCTATAGATTTGGGGAATACTGTATGGTGGGGAGTCCTACAGAATTGACTAAGGaaatattgggctgcattttaatcgCGTGCCACACTCCACGGTGGCATGCTTTCAACTTGCCGGCCTTCTGATACGGAAGTGCCACCaaggagcccccgtgatattacgcgcgggggctcatttaaatagaggggcggagcggccgcccccgatgatgtgtgGGGGGCGGCCGCCAGGTCCCCtgcaatggcgtctggtgccaccacgccagggccggcaccatttttaaagggctttaaacccttagaattaattttattttttacagGTACATAATTCAAAATTTTTTATTAACTATTAATAAAGATGTGGGggtccttctcccccacccccacccatggtCATTTAAGTGGCACTTATTGTCAAAAAATACTTTATTCCTTTCCTGaattttcccccccaaccttctaacatttggcctctaaccccttcccaccattcacacaaccaattaaatttgctttccccgctcccccacccctcctgccctggaaatgttattcctcccccctccccaccaggttctcgccttggaactccatacaGAATTCCGAAGGCACGCGAAGCACGAATGGcggctgtaaaattggcgtgggatggctgccGCCTGCAGTTATGTTTATTTGCATCTCTTTAGTGttaatttgcatatgctgatgaaggtCCCGCGGCCAgactggggggcggggtgggggggtgctgcaCGGAGGTCTCCCCGCCACTGGTATTATGCAGCGAGCGCTTCTCGACATCGCGCGCTGGGATGGACCTATCCCCTCAGAATTTTACCAGCACCCGCGGCGTCaagggaccggtaaaattcagtccactggGACAGAAAGAAAGATAATTATAACCGTTAACAAGAACAGTTAGAAGTCCAAAATCACAGTGAGAGCGGTTTTGttaatattaaaaaaaggaaaaagagaattttttaaaattctctATCAGTTTGACTTAATACAAGCATTCTAAAACTAGGAAACAGATGTGCTCTGTATTACTGGACTATGTTCACCAGTTGATATTCAAATATCAGTCACCCACTGTTTCACACAACACAGAAATCCACAGAGGAGACCTTGAGTACTTTTTGAAAGATTTATTATTACAGTTCTGAATACATGGAACATATTTAGGTGCAAGTCCTTGACTTGCTTAGCATCACAGTGAGAATTACTTTCTTGCTTTAACAGATCAAAAGTGGATTGTTCTGTAATAATTCCAGAATGAACCACAGTGTATATTTTATTTTTTTCGTTGAACAGTTCTTGCACATTTAGTAAATTAAATGAAAATTATAAGTGCAACCACAATCAGGATCTTAACCCTTGTTGCCAATGCCAATAAATTATCAAGGTGAAATGCTTCAAGAAACATAAGGTGATAAAAAACATCATGAAATCAaaacaaaattgctggaaatagAGAAGgcctttcagtatctgaggagaaaaCATAAGGTAATACTCAGGtatagacccttcatcagaactttgttCCTTCAATGAAGGAGATACACCCAAAATATTAAAGTCTTCTCACCTTTATCCCCCTTTTTCAGATGCCATTTTAATCTTTTCAAATGCTGGCAGGCCTGCTCTGAACTTATAACAATTTCTGCTTTCATTCAAGCTGTTCAGTTGGGTTTGAAGTTTGGTGATTATTGTTGGGTTTTAAACTGGTTTTGCGTGGTAGTTTTTGCAGGATGTTGCTAACATGACTGCTATTTGCCCAAGGATTTCACCAGTGAGTCTATGTATATCTCTCCTTTGTAAACAATACTGTAGAGTTATACCTCACAAATGTTTGGCAAATGGAACCTTGAAACAAAAGGATTTTCAAATCTCTAAGCACTTTAGATGGTGACACAGTAGCTCAGTTCACTGGAGCTCCAACATGCTGTACCACACAGTAGTAGGATGTAGGTCTTACTCACTCATAAGTGTTTTGGAAAAAAGCTTAATGTAAGCTCTTGTGACACTGGATAAAGATTGTTAGTCTGAAGTCTTTAAATTAATTTTGTTACAGGCTCTGTCTGatgctttaagaaagcagagtgttTCTTGCATGTCTCATAGTTTTGATAgtggagagagaatgagaaaatCTCATCCTGAAGAACTGACCACACAAATTGAGGTCCTAAAACAACAGGTAGTATACAATGCATTGAATATTTTGCAAGAAATAATAACTTAGTGTGGTGTATGGATTTTAAAAAGCCTGCCCCACTGTTTTCTTTATATTTATTTATTGAGTGttcttttcaaattcctccatggactCGCACCTCCCCATCCCTGTAACTTCTTGCAGCACAACaaccctcctccaattctgacctcttgtgtatTCCCAATTCTCATCACCccgtcattggtggctgtgcctttagcagcctcggccctgagctctggaattcctccctaaacctcttcgcctctctacctctctctcccctcctttaagacactcctttaaatgtacctaaaataaaagcaagaaatgctggaaatactcagcaggtctggcagcatctgtggagagagtagcagagtaactctgcttctctctctacagatgctgccagacctgctgagtatttccagcatttcttgcttttatttcagatttccagcatctgcagtattttgcttttatttcctttaaatgtacctctttgactaagcttttagtcacctgtcctaatatctcctctgtGGCGAActatcaaattttgcttgataatgcttctgtgaagcactttgggatgttttgcaaTGTTAAAGGTATTttgtaaattcaagttgttgtacaTGCGgaaaacataagaacacaagaaataggagcaggagtagacgatttggccactcgagcctgctcaatcattcaatacgatcatggctgatcttctgcctcaattctactttcctgcctgctccccatatcccttgattccgtgaGAGATCAAAAatatatctatcccagccttgaatatactcaactatggagcatccacaaccctctggggtaggcaattctgaagattcacaatcctccgagtgaagaaatttctcctcatctcagtcctaaatgatgaatatcttATCCTACACCTGTGCTCCCTCTTGTTTTCTTCTATATGTGAGCAATATCATCTGCATTGGTGAACAGCAGTTGGAAGTCGATGACCGTCTTTAATTCTCATTTAAATGCATATGAGATTCCAGTTATAGTTGGTGATAGGAATGAATGGAGACGTGTCCAACTTCCTTGGCTGTCTATGAAAATTGCCCCAGTTCATTCACCAGCCTGGACTGTGTTTGGATTTTTGGCTCAGACTAGATAAACTATGATCCCAATTGGAGCCTCTGGTTGGAATTTTACAACCTTTAAAAGAGTGGGGGTGgcaggagggatggggagggggggggaagcgtaaaatggagtgggagactgGGGGCGGGCCCAACCGGGCCAACCCtctcccgcctccactgccaatTTACACGGAGTGGCGGTGGCAAGAAACTTccggcctgccccaggccaatcaaggtccttaagtggccaattacctgCCACTTAAGAGACTCCGCCTGCCACCATGGGTGTTTTACATTCAGCTGgcaggtggctgaggcctcagaaaacttGCTTGATAAAACTTGGCAGCCTTCTGGCAggcgggggggcgggtggggggtgccTCTTGATCAGGCATCTTGTGTCCCACAGAGGGCCGCctctgaagccccaactgcccccaacgcacaacacgcccccaccccaccctcctaactgaccaccacccccccccccccccccccttgcctagctggggcccaaccgattgtcCCCGACGAGGCACTAAAGACTTACCTTTTTCcggggctgtccttcatcttcatcctgaagctgggtgtagtcccagcagtggccaccgctcccggtggtgctgctgggactaagagctgccggcccgctgattggccggcagcgacATTAGGCGGGACTTACAGccacaatgaggtggaagtcccgcccaagaccagttaagagcctggggagcgtaaaatccagtctggatccccaggtccATCGGAGGCatgcttgccaccgacttttcggccggtggatgggtgcacccccccccaccgccactgtaaaattccagctgcTAATTCATCTCTTCCTCTATATTCTAACTTCTAATTTGGAATTTAATAACTAGGGCTTTGCAGTTCATCTTCCCTCCTCAACCACATCAGGAAAGTATGTAACTGCAGAAGCTTTGTGCTTTTTCTTCTGTATACAATCAAGGATGTTGACAAGCATAGGTTAAATTATATCCACAGGCTCTTAAAATGTTTGTGATTCTGTTAAAGGTGCTGATATTTGAAGAAGACTTTCAGAAAGAAAGGTGTGACCGGGAAAGAAtgaatgaagaaaaagaagatttgAAGAAAAACATTGAGCACCTCCAGTCAAAACTTACTTTACTTAACACACGGGTATTACATAGTAACTACCTTTTTACATTTAATTTTTTCAATATTTTCTACTTTAATAACATATTATTTGCTTGATCTTGTGGCTAGTCATCAGTTAAGGGAATTTTTACTTTTTTTTCGCAGCTTAAGACTTATGAGGAAGACTTTATCAAGGAAAGGAAAGAAAAAGACTTACTGGGGAAGAAACTGAAAAAACAGGTATGAGACTGTAGTATTAAATACGTATCCTGTGAAGCCTCTACAGAAACTAATTAAAATAGCACCTAATGAAAGAAATGTAAATTATGATTTTATTAAATGGATCTTAATTTAACATTATACTTTATGTGCTGGCCATTGTCTCCTTACAAAGAAATATGGAATTGAATATATGGCACTGAGTTTGAGCACAAATGTTATGTCCGATCATCACATAAATACAACTAATCGTTTATCTCACATCTGTTGTGATCTTGGAGCAAGTTGTGTGGAAGAATGGATATAAGGAGTGTGACAAATATGAAGCATCTCTGTTTTGTTTTAGCCTGATAGCTGTCCCTCTCATTCTGATGCAATACATGAGATTTCGAACAAAACACCTGCAGCCTTCACCCATTTGTTTCATGTGTTGTGATGTATGCTTGTCATTGTAGTCTCCCTTATGGCAGGCTTTAGACAGGATTTAACTCACCATTATCAAATATATACAGACATTATGATTCGTTCAGTTATAAATATGATAGCCTGTAATTTTTGGATGAGGCTGGTAGTTAATGAATTTCTAATGAGCTTTGGTAACAGGCTGACAGCCATAAGAATAAAGGAACAGATAACCACTCAGAACATAATTGAATTGGGAAAAAATGAGATCTTCATTTGAGCTTTCTGCCATAGCTAACATGGAGACAAGGAGAGGAGCTGTGTGTACAGCAGTTGTTCATAAAGACATTGGTTAGCATTTTGATTTGCAACCTTTTGCAGTTTCCCCTTCAAGAAGATATCTGGTAGTATTTCTACTGTTTTATGACATTGTTACATATTTGCTTGTTTCTTGTTTATTGAATAAATTTGTCAATATTTTAAAACTAGAACAAGCTTTGCTGTGATATTCTACTGCATATTGAGGGATGGAAATAGATTGTGTGGTGGCAAAAGAATAATTCcagtaagttttttaaaaaaacgacTGATAGACCAGGGATTCCTATTCATGTGCTTGGCATGGTACTGACCATTTTACCTAGGTAGTGAGGCTAGAGAAGACACTCTTGAATGCACAGGGAGTCGTACCTCAGATCACTCTACTAAGTGAGTTCCAAGAGCCAAAAATCTGGAGTAAAGAATTGCAGAAAAGATCAAAAAATGTAAtggagttgttacgaccaggtgagaggggtctagggattccctctcagcctatgcctggtttaatcgtaacaggtttaattttttaaaaacactgtgctttagctcccccttagtgaatccttgttcacagctttccagttgtaaggcaaagaaatcaattcagacaggttttcttagattttaaacaagaaaggtagaagtttattcatcttaaactctaatccagttactgactacgaatatgtgatgcgaccatgctagcatacatacacgataaacatacacgcagatagagacaaagtagaaggaataaagggggaaagtttgaggcaatatctggtagttgcagtcctttaagttcaatggtcctttggttgctggtaagttttGCAATTCGATGGaatccagttcacgcttcaacttttttctcttgaggtttgtGTGTTTTCCATGGGTCCTGTGGCTTgggtgaaagtgagagagagaggcttccttgctccagcttcagtttcaacctgcctctttctctgtggcacaatttaaaaaaaaaaccaggttgcccagcaggttagtcatgtgactagctggtttgacacttctatttgtggattctgccatcttagcagttatcctggaatgtgagcttcctcaccttcaatgtctggtgatcaaagtccattgtgggttaagtggaccatggaacagtcctttgtctccacaagcactgtctgttaatatgcaaatgtccttccagtcaagtgtctggtgattttttaacaagtcagttcttcactccagcaacagtttaaaatcaatgctcatgtgacaaaattaatgtgcctcattcttggcaggtgggggtctgcatgacacctccacacccagtggaatgaaatacgATTTATTTTTGGGAgagtatttcattaaaagggactagagagaagatcaggacaggaacacacacatgcatctctctcttcattcagaaccctaacaattgttacagcatGTTTTTTCTTGGTAGCAGTTCTGCTTTAAACTGCTCTTTTTGtcttcccaataaacatgtggtttttggggaaaccttttcagtttgcacatttccaagaCTGGCCTAATaggtctttgttctttgaggcctgcaggggggagggttaggtttaattagccctaggttggagttctgttcaGGGGTGGCAGCAGTGGGCGGTTCTACTCTGAACTCTCGTTCAGTGCCTTGATGAGTCATGCGAGGGGTTTTCACCTCAGGGGATGACTGGTTCCCTTTCttccctgactgtgggggaggattattTGCTAATcgtccctttgttctctgggatactcctgcttgcaggtatatgtccagattctactgcactcccctgcggcacctcAATGAGATGAGTGGGTAGCCATAGTTACACCTCACAAATCAGAAAAGACAGAACCCCAAGGTTGCTATGATCTGCTCCTGATGGTGGAATTTCTAAAGTTAGAATTGTGCTAATTCTACAATTAGCTCTCTTCTAACATTTAGAAATTTACAGACAAAATAATAGATTACTGTATGCTGCAAGTTTTTAAAACCCCAGTTCTCCACCAGATGCAGTATAACTGCAGCTGATCTCTAGGGTTGGATTTTTACAGCTCACCGCCATTCTCGGCGACGAGCTTCAAGAAGTGCGTGGTGCACACATGAGACGTGCACCGCGGTGCCGCTGCGATATTTCgcgcggcagctcattaacatacAGGGGACAGAATGTCCACCCCTGATAACGTAGAGGGAGCAGGTGCTCCGACCCCAGTAACAGTGCCtggcgccaccgtgcaggcgccagcaccatttttaaagggcttcaggcccttccgaaGCATTTTGAGTTTTAAAgtgacagtttttaaaaaatttaaattctattcaaagttccaatcccctctcccacccctaccccaatgactaatcagtttattaattgccctctccccccaaaagaaCCTTTCTTCCGATCTGGAACTTACatccccccaaaatttattaactttgaccttcaaccccttcccaccatcccctcaaccaatagcaagagtttacCCTGCTCCCCCCaaaccctgaaaatttcactcctccccccccccccctccccccaaccagtgttccaccttggatctcTGAATggtgatccgaaggcgcgggagttgcAGCAACCGTTCGTAATATCGGCTTAGGACGGCCTCGTGACGAGATAAGTCAATATGCATTgattaacattttaaaaaatatttaaattaagtttccaTCACtgagtggtgcgggggggggggggggcgctgccaCGAGGCGTTGCTGCTGCTGGTCAGATGGGGCGGGcccttcccagcgtcaaggcccatggcgggcctctcccagaggtattttccgggcccccctgccacaacccccaatgtcggtggggaggggagggggtggtgctggtaaaatccagccctatataacTGGAGCATTAAAGCACCTGACTAACACCTCTTTGTTTTGCAAGAGTCAGCCACTAAAGATGGTAATCTTCTGCGCACCTGCCTCAAGATTGTGATCTTCTACTTTACAGGAGTGTGCTGGTAAATCCCAGTTTCAGCTGACATTTACTTTTTCATTCTTTTGGCTGAGTGAAAGCCAGGTAACATTATCGCAGGGCAGAGAAACCCCAGCACCAGCAGTGTAAGTTAAATGGATCTGTTAAAACTAGACACCTTACAGTTGATCttgaactcccactcacacaaagcAAAAAAGTGTACAAAATGTATATGTTGCTTTTCCAAGTAATGGGACTTGAGAGAAACTTCAGCCCCGATCTTTACGAGGGCAGGATTTCCATGTAGCAGGGAGGAGTTCAAGTTCCCCCAGCTGtcggagttttaactccacagcgtGCACCATTTTTTTCAACAGGGTTCCTGCCAGGAAGCCAGCCTGATTCacaggcttggctccctgtcgGATGGGGATTTCTCCAGAAGAGGCCACGGCTCAGAAGCAGGGAAGCTTGTGCTGCTAGGGTAGAGATCACGAAAGGGCAGGGTGTTGGCGGGGGTGGTTGGTGGTGATAGGAAAGGGGCTTGTAGTcttgtgtaagaacataagaaataggagcaggagtagactataaggccccttgagcctgctccatcattcagtgcTAGTATGGCtgctcttctgcctcaactccaccttcccaccaacttcccatattccttgataccctttTGGGGGTTGTTCATGGGGGttggagacagagtgagggggcagagaggtgAATGGATCAGTGATgttgggcggggtggggtgggggtgcaatTGCAAAGGATACGGCCCAATTGTGGAGGAGGGAAGGAGAAGGTTAGCTTGGGGAGCTGGACGGAAATACTCCTGTTCCTcctagcccacaagcagtgctggaaaggcacttacctctaCCTTTGACTGCCTACCAAGGTTAAA from Heterodontus francisci isolate sHetFra1 chromosome 1, sHetFra1.hap1, whole genome shotgun sequence harbors:
- the LOC137373808 gene encoding TNFAIP3-interacting protein 1-like isoform X4 — encoded protein: MQNVIGMEIENQRKPSTDGKETFERRIKTLENQKKELLEINKQWDQEFRNMKAVYEQKLKEKTTTYQQSLSDLEKELDQKQRDFDKKLLLAKAKLEMAEEQKQTLNAKLFEAEEENKHLKQCHTSITKQKEYYEHEIARLNKALSDALRKQSVSCMSHSFDSGERMRKSHPEELTTQIEVLKQQVLIFEEDFQKERCDRERMNEEKEDLKKNIEHLQSKLTLLNTRLKTYEEDFIKERKEKDLLGKKLKKQIPMNWLQIETGNF
- the LOC137373808 gene encoding TNFAIP3-interacting protein 1-like isoform X3 → MQNVIGMEIENQRKPSTDGKETFERRIKTLENQKKELLEINKQWDQEFRNMKAVYEQKLKEKTTTYQQSLSDLEKELDQKQRDFDKKLLLAKAKLEMAEEQKQTLNAKLFEAEEENKHLKQCHTSITKQKEYYEHEIARLNKALSDALRKQSVSCMSHSFDSGERMRKSHPEELTTQIEVLKQQVLIFEEDFQKERCDRERMNEEKEDLKKNIEHLQSKLTLLNTRLKTYEEDFIKERKEKDLLGKKLKKQPECPWYVPYSNQLSADQLNSQKCSPKDITSAKRHPK
- the LOC137373808 gene encoding TNFAIP3-interacting protein 1-like isoform X2, with the translated sequence MQLLEINKQWDQEFRNMKAVYEQKLKEKTTTYQQSLSDLEKELDQKQRDFDKKLLLAKAKLEMAEEQKQTLNAKLFEAEEENKHLKQCHTSITKQKEYYEHEIARLNKALSDALRKQSVSCMSHSFDSGERMRKSHPEELTTQIEVLKQQVLIFEEDFQKERCDRERMNEEKEDLKKNIEHLQSKLTLLNTRLKTYEEDFIKERKEKDLLGKKLKKQATGFSQSPTAPYPPLTYAPCTPYVNYGHPYGLPIHYPGPALLTPLTETRGYQHPMPECPWYVPYSNQLSADQLNSQKCSPKDITSAKRHPK
- the LOC137373808 gene encoding TNFAIP3-interacting protein 1-like isoform X1, whose product is MQNVIGMEIENQRKPSTDGKETFERRIKTLENQKKELLEINKQWDQEFRNMKAVYEQKLKEKTTTYQQSLSDLEKELDQKQRDFDKKLLLAKAKLEMAEEQKQTLNAKLFEAEEENKHLKQCHTSITKQKEYYEHEIARLNKALSDALRKQSVSCMSHSFDSGERMRKSHPEELTTQIEVLKQQVLIFEEDFQKERCDRERMNEEKEDLKKNIEHLQSKLTLLNTRLKTYEEDFIKERKEKDLLGKKLKKQATGFSQSPTAPYPPLTYAPCTPYVNYGHPYGLPIHYPGPALLTPLTETRGYQHPMPECPWYVPYSNQLSADQLNSQKCSPKDITSAKRHPK